The Apostichopus japonicus isolate 1M-3 chromosome 20, ASM3797524v1, whole genome shotgun sequence genome contains a region encoding:
- the LOC139962166 gene encoding uncharacterized protein — protein sequence MNILVPLPLISFITSILPLLGSGGRFGISDRPHCTDRQTEETYKMIHHRFQRFFIPDCQKGKLIFQADRQGCLGALRWLQEKVATNNHLKRKIFKSVICTHRPCSKLPLFRRCGSNQTDHSNPRTFRNGCRQCATSCKAVLAGKRRFERLHMDKCYQNRKPMTPSVVESKPPDTRKTDPPCFADTQTTVAPAYKPLAFNVIQSTTTALTTNSLTTELMTTELATTQIMTSPEVVSYDPKPVRKVPDIQQCAIKQVACNIKCDSVVKHIRNVTLHELPELPSWESGG from the exons ATGAACATTCTGGTCCCTCTGCCTCTCATTAGCTTCATCACCTCCATCCTGCCTCTCCTTGGATCCGGTGGGAGGTTTGGGATCAGTGACAGACCCCACTGCACCGATAGGCAAACAGAGGAGACGTACAAGATGATACATCATCGATTCCAGCGGTTTTTCATACCAGATTGCCAGAAAGGAAAGTTGATCTTCCAAGCTGATAGACAGGGATGTCTTGGTGCTTTGAGGTGGCTGCAAGAAAAAGTGGCGACAAATAATCATC tgaaaaggaaaatattcaaGTCGGTAATATGTACTCATCGACCGTGTTCGAAGCTTCCTCTCTTCCGACGGTGTGGTTCGAATCAAACAGACCATTCCAATCCCAGAACGTTTAGAAATGGCTGCCGTCAGTGCGCAACCAGTTGCAAAGCGGTTTTGGCGGGAAAACGACGTTTCGAACGTCTGCATATGGACAAATGCTATCAAAACCGAAAAC ctATGACGCCGTCAGTTGTCGAGAGTAAGCCACCTGATACAAGAAAAACTGATCCTCCATGCTTTGCAGATACACAGACGACAGTAGCTCCTGCATATAAACCGTTAGCATTTAATGTAATACAAAGCACGACGACAGCTTTAACAACGAATAGTCTCACTACAGAGTTGATGACCACGGAACTAGCGACGACACAGATCATGACGTCACCAGAAGTAGTATCATACGACCCTAAACCTGTAAGGAAAGTTCCAGATATCCAGCAATGTGCGATAAAACAAGTGGCGtgtaatataaaatgtgatagtGTGGTGAAACACATCAGGAACGTTACATTACACGAGTTACCTGAGTTACCCTCGTGGGAAAGTGGCGGATAG